In Polyodon spathula isolate WHYD16114869_AA chromosome 11, ASM1765450v1, whole genome shotgun sequence, one genomic interval encodes:
- the LOC121322969 gene encoding E3 ubiquitin-protein ligase MSL2-like, whose amino-acid sequence MNPVNATALYVSACRSVLQCDPRDPQSFTELYKLLPFFRQSLSCLVCGNLLQDPIAPTNSTCQHYVCKACKGKKMMMKPSCSWCKDYEQFEDNKQLCILVDCYRKLCEYIAESPLAQQIASAVGGSPDILAMLKEGLLLNEDEQEDSQVAVSQSLSRSPVPSTSENHSSSQLEASSELHEQAADTDICRTRINGLHDCNGLSMDELAASLPSSENAVNSIDVCSTGNNLKSEGFPDELPTVCTEGIDICSFSEDMKHSNDPLLLSVEEVLRSLEPDPVTEDCSEALQSSLETTDSLNGPFSDPKLPSLPLDTEVFVSCHPWPSSGISCSAATPKAARMNRKRSRSESDSEKIQPLPISSIIQVPPLAAAVPAPVKREPKVPATVPNGGTVKVSKTLLVSNKSIKKNPDHGAKKAYSKAKQGVPKTKDKMKERLLCNNLMPGSPTKVVYKKPQEKKGCKCGRATQNPSVLTCRGQRCPCYSNRKACLDCICRGCQNSYMANGEKKLEAFAVPEKALEQTRLTLGINVTSIAVRNASTSANVINVTAGSPVATFLAASPHEDKNFDETLDMRFDC is encoded by the exons ATGAACCCGGTGAATGCCACCGCTCTTTATGTGTCAGCTTGTCGTTCGGTGCTGCAGTGCGATCCGAGGGACCCACAGTCCTTCACGGAGCTTTACAAGCTCTTACCGTTCTTCAGGCAGTCTCTTTCATGCCTTGTTTGTG ggaacttGCTGCAAGATCCAATAGCTCCAACCAACTCCACTTGTCAGCATTATGTGTGCAAAGCCTGTAAGGGTAAGAAAATGATGATGAAACCTTCTTGCAGCTGGTGTAAGGACTATGAACAATTCGAAGACAACAAGCAACTTTGTATTTTAGTGGACTGCTACCGGAAGCTCTGTGAGTATATTGCTGAGTCACCATTAGCCCAGCAAATAGCCAGTGCTGTTGGAGGTTCCCCAGATATTTTGGCTATGTTGAAAGAGGGATTGTTGTTAAATGAGGACGAGCAGGAAGATTCTCAGGTGGCTGTTTCTCAAAGTTTATCACGTTCCCCAGTACCTTCAACCTCTGAGAACCACAGCAGCTCGCAGTTAGAGGCATCTTCAGAGCTTCATGAACAAGCAGCAGACACAGACATATGCCGGACTCGCATAAATGGATTGCATGACTGTAATGGGCTCTCAATGGATGAGCTGGCAGCCAGCCTCCCTTCATCAGAAAATGCTGTCAATTCCATTGATGTATGCAGCACTGGGAACAACCTCAAAAGTGAGGGCTTTCCTGACGAGCTGCCGACAGTCTGCACTGAAGGTATAGACATCTGCAGCTTCAGCGAGGACATGAAACACAGCAACGACCCTCTTTTGCTGAGCGTTGAGGAGGTGCTCAGAAGCTTGGAGCCGGACCCTGTTACTGAGGACTGCAGTGAGGCCTTGCAGTCTAGCTTGGAGACAACAGACTCACTGAATGGACCTTTCTCTGATCCCAAGTTGCCCTCCCTCCCTCTGGACACTGAGGTCTTTGTTTCCTGTCACCCTTGGCCCTCCTCTGGGATCTCCTGTTCGGCGGCCACCCCCAAAGCAGCAAGGATGAATCGCAAACGATCACGATCAGAGAGTGATAGCGAGAAGATCCAGCCGCTGCCCATCTCTAGCATTATCCAGGTCCCCCCGCTGGCAGCTGCGGTTCCTGCACCGGTTAAGCGGGAGCCCAAGGTCCCGGCCACAGTGCCTAACGGGGGCACTGTCAAGGTGAGTAAAACACTTCTGGTATCTAACAAAAGCATCAAGAAGAACCCTGACCATGGGGCCAAGAAAGCCTACTCAAAGGCCAAACAAGGGGTACCTAAGACCAAGGACAAAATGAAAGAGCGTCTTCTCTGCAATAACTTGATGCCAGGCAGCCCCACCAAAGTTGTGTACAAAAAGCCACAGGAAAAGAAAGGCTGTAAATGTGGCCGGGCCACCCAAAATCCAAGTGTTCTTACGTGTCGTGGCCAACGGTGCCCATGTTACTCTAACCGCAAAGCCTGCTTGGACTGCATCTGCCGGGGCTGCCAGAACTCGTACATGGCCAATGGGGAGAAAAAGCTGGAGGCCTTTGCTGTGCCAGAAAAGGCTTTGGAGCAGACCAGGCTCACGCTGGGCATCAACGTTACAAGCATTGCTGTACGGAATGCAAGCACAAGCGCAAACGTCATCAATGTCACAGCCGGTTCTCCTGTCGCCACGTTCCTAGCTGCCAGCCCTCACGAGGACAAAAACTTTGATGAGACTCTAGACATGAGGTTTGACTGCTGA